A section of the Acidobacteriota bacterium genome encodes:
- the rocF gene encoding arginase has protein sequence MATMPPIPPPIPTITPKKIVVIGVPLDLGASRRGVDMGPSAVRVAGLEARLEAIGHIVEDAGNIAVAIAEQKKEGSPHAKYLKEITATCTKHAELILKTLEAGKTPLVLGGDHSVAAGTVAGVAEFHRRQNQRIGLIWIDAHTDINTPDTSPSGNVHGMPLAAIMGLGPPELANIFGFAPKVQPENCVLVGVRDIDAVEKENVRRAGVEVFTMRDIDERGMRTIIEEALRMAGRGTAGYHVSLDMDWIDPEDAPGVGTPVRGGATYREAHLAMEIIADHGRMTSFEIVEVNPVIDEHNRTADLAVELSLSAFGKKIL, from the coding sequence ATGGCCACGATGCCTCCCATTCCGCCGCCCATCCCCACCATCACCCCCAAGAAGATCGTCGTGATCGGCGTCCCGCTCGACCTGGGCGCCTCGCGCCGCGGGGTGGACATGGGTCCGTCCGCCGTCCGCGTCGCCGGGCTCGAAGCGCGTCTTGAAGCTATCGGACACATCGTCGAAGACGCCGGCAACATCGCCGTCGCCATCGCGGAGCAGAAGAAGGAAGGCTCGCCGCACGCCAAGTATCTGAAAGAGATCACCGCCACGTGCACCAAGCACGCAGAACTCATCCTGAAGACGCTCGAAGCCGGCAAGACGCCGCTCGTTCTCGGCGGCGACCACTCGGTCGCGGCCGGCACGGTGGCCGGCGTAGCCGAATTCCATCGCCGCCAGAACCAGCGCATCGGACTGATCTGGATCGACGCCCACACCGACATCAACACCCCCGACACCTCGCCCAGCGGGAACGTCCATGGCATGCCGCTCGCGGCCATCATGGGACTCGGTCCGCCCGAGCTGGCGAACATCTTCGGCTTCGCGCCTAAGGTGCAGCCCGAGAACTGCGTGCTGGTCGGCGTCCGGGATATCGACGCGGTCGAAAAAGAGAACGTGCGGCGCGCCGGCGTGGAAGTCTTCACCATGCGCGATATCGATGAGCGCGGGATGCGCACCATCATCGAAGAAGCGTTGCGTATGGCGGGCCGCGGTACTGCCGGCTACCACGTCTCGCTCGACATGGACTGGATCGATCCCGAAGACGCGCCCGGCGTCGGCACGCCGGTCCGCGGCGGCGCCACCTATCGCGAGGCCCACCTCGCGATGGAGATCATCGCCGACCACGGCCGCATGACGAGCTTCGAGATCGTCGAGGTCAATCCCGTCATCGACGAGCACAATCGGACGGCCGACCTCGCCGTCGAACTCTCGCTCAGTGCCTTCGGCAAGAAAATCCTCTGA